From Gimesia panareensis, the proteins below share one genomic window:
- a CDS encoding DUF1569 domain-containing protein, producing the protein MSAQTAKRRTISYATLQEIADDAVRLHAAGAPTTGNWSLGQIYEHLARLMDGSLDGFDFTAAWPLRKIAKFVIKPRIFKKGMPAGFQLKGDAGKALLPDPVADQAGLDHLLHAIQRLQNEPQRHPSPIQEELTREEWDLLHRRHAELHMSFIAEPENLI; encoded by the coding sequence ATGTCTGCGCAGACCGCCAAACGCAGAACTATTTCCTACGCGACCCTGCAGGAGATCGCAGACGACGCCGTCCGCCTGCACGCCGCCGGCGCTCCCACGACCGGCAACTGGTCCCTGGGGCAGATCTACGAGCATCTGGCCCGCCTGATGGATGGCTCGCTGGACGGTTTCGATTTTACCGCTGCCTGGCCGCTGAGGAAGATCGCGAAATTTGTGATCAAACCACGGATATTCAAGAAGGGAATGCCCGCCGGTTTTCAGTTAAAAGGGGATGCCGGCAAAGCGCTGCTCCCCGACCCCGTTGCAGACCAGGCAGGCTTGGACCATCTTCTTCATGCCATCCAGCGACTGCAGAATGAACCGCAGCGGCACCCGAGCCCTATACAGGAAGAGCTGACCCGCGAGGAATGGGATCTGCTGCATCGTCGACATGCAGAGCTGCACATGAGTTTTATCGCAGAACCCGAAAACTTGATCTGA